In Helicobacter pylori, a single genomic region encodes these proteins:
- a CDS encoding hybrid sensor histidine kinase/response regulator, producing MDDLQEIMEDFLIEAFEMNEQLDQDLVELEHNPEDLDLLNRIFRVAHTIKGSSSFLNLNILTHLTHNMEDVLNRARKGEIKITPDIMDVVLRSIDLMKTLLVTIRDTGSDTNNGKENEIEEAVKQLQAITSQNLEGAKETSGTKETPQKEAKEEAKEEAKEENKENKAKAPTAENPASDNPLADEPDLDYANMSAEEVEAEIERLLNKRQEADKERRAQKKQEAKQEVTPTKEAPKTETPKAPKTETKAKAKADTEENKAPSIGVEQTVRVDVRRLDHLMNLIGELVLGKNRLIRIYSDVEERYDGEKFLEELNQVVSSISAVTTDLQLAVMKTRMQPVGKVFNKFPRMVRDLSRELGKSIELIIEGEETELDKSIVEEIGDPLIHIIRNSCDHGIEPLEERRRLNKPETGKVQLSAYNEGNHIVIKISDDGKGLDPVMLKEKAVEKGVISERDAEGMSDREAFNLIFKPGFSTAKVVSNVSGRGVGMDVVKTNIEKLNGIIEIDSEVGVGTTQKLKIPLTLAIIQALLVGVQEEYYAIPLSSVLETVRISQDEIYTVDGKSVLRLRDEVLSLVRLSDIFKVDAILESNSDVYVVIIGLADQKIGVIVDYLIGQEEVVIKSLGYYLKNTRGIAGATVRGDGKITLIVDVGAMMDMAKSIKVNITTLMNESENTKSKNSPSDYIVLAIDDSSTDRAIIRKCLKPLGITLLEATNGLEGLEMLKNGDKIPDAILVDIEMPKMDGYTFASEVRKYNKFKNLPLIAVTSRVTKTDRMRGVESGMTEYITKPYSGEYLTTVVKRSIKLEGGES from the coding sequence ATGGATGATTTGCAAGAAATAATGGAAGACTTCTTGATTGAAGCCTTTGAAATGAACGAGCAATTGGATCAGGATTTAGTGGAATTGGAGCATAACCCTGAGGATTTGGACTTGCTCAATCGCATTTTTAGAGTGGCCCACACCATTAAAGGCTCTAGCTCATTTTTGAATCTTAACATTCTCACGCACCTCACGCACAACATGGAAGATGTCTTGAATCGCGCCAGAAAGGGCGAAATCAAGATCACGCCTGATATTATGGATGTCGTGTTGCGTTCCATTGATTTGATGAAAACTTTACTCGTAACGATTAGAGATACCGGATCGGATACCAATAACGGCAAGGAAAACGAGATTGAAGAAGCAGTCAAACAGCTTCAAGCCATCACGAGCCAAAATTTAGAGGGCGCTAAAGAAACTTCAGGGACTAAAGAAACCCCCCAAAAAGAAGCGAAAGAAGAAGCAAAAGAAGAAGCGAAAGAAGAAAATAAAGAAAACAAGGCAAAAGCCCCTACTGCAGAAAATCCCGCAAGCGATAACCCGCTAGCCGATGAGCCGGATTTGGATTACGCTAACATGAGCGCTGAAGAAGTGGAAGCGGAGATTGAACGGTTGCTGAACAAACGCCAAGAGGCCGATAAAGAACGAAGAGCCCAAAAAAAACAAGAAGCCAAACAAGAAGTTACCCCAACAAAAGAAGCCCCTAAAACAGAAACCCCCAAAGCCCCTAAAACCGAAACTAAAGCTAAGGCTAAAGCCGATACTGAAGAAAATAAAGCCCCCTCTATTGGCGTGGAACAAACCGTTAGGGTGGATGTGCGCCGCTTGGATCACTTGATGAATTTAATCGGTGAGCTTGTGTTAGGAAAAAATCGCTTGATCAGGATTTATAGCGATGTGGAAGAACGCTATGATGGGGAAAAGTTTTTAGAGGAATTAAACCAGGTGGTCTCTTCTATTTCAGCGGTAACGACAGACTTGCAACTTGCGGTGATGAAAACCAGGATGCAACCAGTGGGCAAGGTGTTCAATAAATTCCCTCGCATGGTAAGGGATTTGAGCCGGGAATTAGGCAAAAGCATTGAATTGATCATTGAGGGCGAAGAAACCGAATTAGACAAATCCATTGTAGAAGAGATTGGCGATCCGCTCATTCACATCATCCGCAACTCATGCGATCATGGGATTGAGCCTTTAGAAGAAAGAAGAAGGCTTAACAAGCCTGAAACCGGTAAAGTGCAATTGAGCGCGTATAATGAGGGTAACCACATTGTGATTAAAATCTCTGATGACGGCAAAGGGTTAGACCCTGTGATGCTTAAAGAAAAAGCGGTTGAAAAAGGGGTGATTAGCGAAAGAGACGCTGAAGGCATGAGCGATAGGGAAGCGTTTAACCTCATTTTCAAGCCAGGCTTTTCTACCGCAAAAGTCGTTTCCAATGTCTCAGGCAGAGGCGTGGGCATGGATGTGGTGAAAACCAATATTGAAAAGCTCAATGGGATCATTGAAATCGATTCAGAAGTGGGGGTAGGCACGACTCAAAAACTTAAAATCCCTCTCACTTTAGCTATCATTCAAGCTTTACTCGTGGGCGTTCAAGAAGAATATTACGCTATCCCGCTTTCTTCAGTTTTAGAAACCGTGCGCATCAGCCAGGACGAAATTTACACCGTTGATGGCAAGAGCGTGTTGCGTTTGAGAGATGAGGTGCTTTCTTTGGTGCGCCTTTCTGATATTTTTAAAGTGGATGCTATTTTGGAATCCAATTCAGATGTGTATGTGGTTATCATTGGCTTGGCTGATCAAAAAATTGGCGTGATCGTGGATTATTTAATCGGTCAAGAAGAAGTGGTCATCAAATCTTTAGGTTACTATCTTAAAAACACTAGAGGCATTGCTGGCGCTACGGTGAGAGGCGATGGGAAAATCACTCTTATTGTAGATGTGGGGGCGATGATGGATATGGCAAAAAGCATCAAGGTCAATATCACTACCTTGATGAATGAATCCGAAAACACCAAGAGCAAAAATTCCCCTAGCGATTATATTGTCTTAGCGATTGATGACAGCAGCACGGACAGAGCGATTATCCGCAAATGTTTAAAACCATTAGGCATCACGCTTTTAGAAGCCACTAACGGGTTAGAAGGCTTAGAAATGCTTAAAAATGGCGATAAGATTCCGGACGCTATTTTAGTGGATATTGAAATGCCCAAGATGGACGGCTACACTTTCGCTTCTGAAGTGCGTAAATACAATAAATTCAAAAACCTGCCTTTGATTGCAGTAACCAGTCGGGTAACTAAAACCGATAGGATGCGTGGCGTTGAATCCGGCATGACTGAATACATCACCAAACCTTATAGCGGTGAGTATTTAACCACCGTAGTGAAACGCAGCATTAAATTAGAAGGAGGCGAATCGTGA
- a CDS encoding chemotaxis signal transduction protein CheV codes for MAEKTANDLKLSEIELVDFRIYGMQEGVPYEGIYGINVAKVQEIIPMPTLFEYPTNLDYIIGVFDLRSIIIPLIDLAKWIGIVPDKSKENEKIVIITEFNNVKLGFLVHSARRIRRISWKDVEPASFSASNSINKENITGTTRIENDKTLLILDLESILDDLKLNEDTKNTKDTPKERFEGEVLFLDDSRTARKTLKNHLSKLGFSITEAVDGEDGLNKLEMLFKKYGDDLRKHLKFIISDVEMPKMDGYHFLFKLQKDPRFAYIPVIFNSSICDNYSAERAKEMGAVAYLVKFDAEKFTEEISKILDKNA; via the coding sequence ATGGCAGAAAAAACAGCTAACGATTTAAAACTAAGCGAGATAGAACTCGTGGATTTTCGTATTTATGGCATGCAAGAGGGCGTCCCTTATGAGGGGATTTATGGCATTAATGTGGCTAAAGTCCAAGAAATCATCCCCATGCCCACCCTTTTTGAATACCCCACGAATTTGGATTACATTATCGGCGTGTTTGATTTGCGCTCCATAATCATTCCGCTTATAGACTTGGCTAAATGGATAGGGATTGTCCCGGATAAAAGCAAGGAAAACGAAAAAATCGTCATTATCACTGAATTTAACAATGTTAAATTGGGCTTTTTAGTCCATTCGGCTAGGCGTATCAGGCGCATTAGCTGGAAAGATGTGGAGCCTGCATCCTTTAGCGCCTCTAATAGCATCAATAAAGAAAATATCACCGGCACGACACGCATTGAAAACGACAAAACCTTGCTCATTTTGGATTTAGAAAGCATTTTAGACGATTTAAAACTTAATGAAGACACTAAAAACACCAAAGATACCCCTAAAGAGCGTTTTGAAGGCGAAGTGTTGTTTTTAGACGATAGCAGAACGGCGAGAAAAACCTTAAAAAACCATTTGAGTAAATTGGGTTTTAGCATCACGGAAGCTGTGGATGGGGAAGACGGGTTGAACAAATTAGAAATGTTGTTCAAAAAATACGGGGACGACTTGAGAAAGCATTTGAAATTCATTATTTCAGATGTTGAAATGCCTAAAATGGATGGCTATCATTTCTTATTCAAGCTCCAAAAAGACCCTAGGTTTGCTTATATTCCTGTGATTTTTAATTCTTCTATTTGCGATAATTACAGCGCTGAAAGGGCTAAAGAAATGGGGGCTGTAGCGTATTTAGTCAAGTTTGACGCAGAAAAATTCACCGAAGAAATTTCTAAGATTTTAGACAAGAATGCATAA
- a CDS encoding UDP-2,3-diacylglucosamine diphosphatase — protein MLETYALKNGAVFISDAHFLPKSPHLIHTLQELLSAKPPQVFFMGDIFHVLVGYLPLDKEQQKIIDLIHALSEISQVFYFEGNHDFSMRFVFNSKVMVFERHNQPVLFQYDNKRFLLAHGDLFTTKAYEFYITQLTSTWARFFLTFLNFASFKTLYPFLKKRIYQKPVRLWELEPKELQSFIEKRLKAYQNYIKDLNLDRIDGIIEGHFHLKSGIKIPLNVPIYCPLPSFYYEQSLFKVSSSVLKPSQNKDA, from the coding sequence ATGCTAGAAACTTATGCGCTTAAAAATGGGGCTGTTTTTATCTCTGATGCGCATTTTTTGCCTAAAAGCCCTCATTTAATCCATACGCTTCAAGAACTTTTAAGCGCCAAACCCCCACAAGTCTTTTTCATGGGCGATATTTTCCATGTTCTTGTGGGCTACTTGCCCCTAGACAAAGAGCAGCAAAAAATCATTGATTTAATCCATGCGTTAAGCGAAATTTCACAAGTCTTTTATTTTGAAGGCAACCATGATTTTTCCATGCGTTTTGTATTCAATTCCAAAGTAATGGTTTTTGAGCGCCACAACCAACCCGTATTATTCCAATACGATAACAAACGCTTTTTGCTAGCCCATGGGGATTTATTCACCACTAAAGCGTATGAATTTTACATCACGCAACTCACTTCCACTTGGGCGAGATTTTTTTTAACTTTTTTAAATTTTGCGAGCTTTAAAACCTTATACCCTTTTTTGAAAAAACGCATCTATCAAAAACCCGTCCGCCTTTGGGAATTAGAGCCAAAAGAATTGCAATCTTTTATTGAAAAGCGCCTAAAAGCCTATCAAAACTACATTAAAGATCTTAACCTTGATAGGATTGATGGCATTATAGAGGGGCATTTTCACCTCAAAAGCGGTATAAAAATCCCCTTGAATGTGCCCATTTACTGCCCACTGCCTTCCTTTTATTACGAACAAAGCCTTTTTAAGGTATCATCAAGCGTTTTAAAACCATCTCAAAATAAGGACGCCTAA
- a CDS encoding YggS family pyridoxal phosphate-dependent enzyme gives MTDYSQRIDTLITKIEKARTAYSRHHIVKIVAVSKNASPEAIQHYYNCSQRAFGENRVQDLKTKMHSLEHLPLEWHMIGSLQENKINALLNLKPALLHSLDSLKLALKIEKRCEILGVNLNALLQVNSAYEKSKSGVVPEETLEIYSQISETCKRLKLKGLMCIGAHTDDEKEIEKSFITTKKLFDRLKSASVLSMGMSDDFELAIACGANLLRIGSFLFKE, from the coding sequence ATGACAGATTATAGCCAAAGGATTGATACTCTCATCACCAAAATAGAAAAGGCTCGCACCGCCTATTCAAGGCATCATATTGTCAAAATCGTGGCTGTTTCAAAAAACGCTTCCCCAGAAGCTATCCAACATTACTACAACTGCTCTCAAAGGGCTTTTGGAGAAAATAGAGTTCAAGATTTAAAAACTAAAATGCATTCTTTAGAGCATTTGCCCCTTGAATGGCACATGATAGGCTCTTTACAAGAAAATAAAATCAATGCACTTTTGAATTTAAAACCCGCCCTTTTGCATTCTTTAGACTCTTTAAAACTCGCTTTGAAGATAGAAAAGCGTTGCGAAATATTGGGCGTCAATTTAAACGCTCTTTTACAGGTTAATAGCGCGTATGAGAAAAGTAAAAGCGGGGTGGTGCCTGAAGAAACGCTAGAAATTTATTCTCAAATCAGTGAAACTTGCAAGCGCCTCAAACTTAAGGGGCTGATGTGTATAGGGGCGCACACCGATGATGAAAAGGAAATTGAAAAATCCTTTATCACCACCAAAAAGCTTTTTGACCGATTAAAGAGTGCGAGCGTTCTTTCAATGGGCATGAGTGATGATTTTGAATTAGCGATTGCTTGTGGGGCGAATCTTTTAAGGATTGGCTCTTTTTTGTTCAAAGAGTAA
- a CDS encoding menaquinone biosynthesis decarboxylase — protein MRDFLKLLKKHNELEVIDTPLEVDLEIAHLAYIEAKKPNGGKALLFTQPIRKEHDQIKTFGMPVLMNAFGSFKRLDLLLKTPIESLQQRMQAFLHFSAPKNFTEGLKVLKDLWDLRHIFPKKTTRPKDLIIKQDKEINLLDLPVLKTWEKDGGAFITMGQVYTQSLDHKKKNLGMYRLQVYDKNHLGLHWQIHKDSQLFFHEYAKAKVKMPVSIAIGGDLLYTWCATAPLPYGIYELMLYGFMRGKKARVMPCLSNSLSVPSDCDIVIEGFVDCEKLELEGPFGDHTGYYTPIEPYPVLEVKTISYKKDSIYLATVVGKPPLEDKYMGYLTERLFLPLLQMNAPNLIDYYMPENGVFHNLILAKIHTRYNAHAKQVMHAFWGVGQMSFVKHAIFVNEDAPNLRDTNAIIEYILENFSKENALISQGICDALDHASPEYAMGGKLGIDATSKSNTPYPTLLNDNALLALLQDKMQNIVLLKQYYPHTRNPICIISVEKKDKSVIELAKNLLGFEEHLRIVIFVEHISNDLNNPYMLLWRIVNNIDAKRDILTSKHCFFIDATNKGVMDKHFREWPTETNCSMEVIENLKKKGLLKDFETLNQKFHLTHSFSTHKEDL, from the coding sequence ATGCGAGATTTTTTAAAGCTTTTAAAAAAACATAATGAATTAGAAGTCATTGACACCCCCCTTGAAGTGGATTTAGAAATCGCTCATCTAGCCTATATAGAAGCGAAAAAACCTAATGGAGGCAAAGCCCTTTTATTCACGCAACCCATAAGAAAAGAGCATGACCAAATCAAAACCTTTGGCATGCCTGTTTTAATGAACGCTTTTGGTTCTTTCAAACGCTTGGATCTTTTATTAAAAACCCCCATAGAAAGCCTGCAACAACGCATGCAAGCGTTCTTGCACTTTAGTGCTCCTAAAAATTTCACTGAGGGTTTGAAAGTCTTAAAAGATTTATGGGATTTAAGACACATTTTCCCTAAAAAAACCACTCGCCCTAAAGATCTCATCATCAAGCAAGACAAAGAAATCAATTTGTTGGATCTACCCGTTTTAAAAACTTGGGAAAAAGATGGCGGGGCTTTTATCACTATGGGGCAAGTCTATACCCAAAGCTTGGATCATAAAAAAAAGAATTTAGGCATGTATCGTTTGCAAGTTTATGATAAAAACCATTTAGGCTTGCACTGGCAAATCCATAAAGACTCCCAACTCTTTTTCCACGAATACGCTAAGGCTAAAGTCAAAATGCCTGTCAGTATCGCTATTGGTGGGGATTTGCTCTACACATGGTGCGCGACAGCCCCCTTACCTTATGGGATTTATGAACTCATGCTCTATGGGTTTATGAGAGGAAAAAAAGCACGCGTGATGCCATGCTTGAGCAACTCTTTGAGCGTGCCAAGCGACTGCGATATTGTGATAGAAGGGTTTGTGGATTGCGAAAAGCTAGAGCTTGAAGGGCCTTTTGGGGATCACACTGGCTATTACACCCCCATTGAGCCTTACCCTGTTTTAGAAGTCAAAACCATTAGCTATAAAAAAGATTCCATTTACTTAGCCACTGTGGTGGGTAAGCCCCCTTTAGAAGACAAATACATGGGGTATTTGACTGAACGCTTGTTCTTGCCCTTGCTTCAAATGAACGCCCCCAATCTCATAGATTATTACATGCCAGAAAATGGGGTGTTTCATAATTTGATTTTAGCTAAAATACACACACGCTATAACGCTCATGCCAAACAAGTCATGCACGCTTTTTGGGGCGTGGGGCAGATGAGTTTTGTCAAACATGCGATTTTTGTCAATGAAGACGCTCCTAATCTAAGAGACACCAACGCTATCATTGAGTATATACTAGAGAATTTTTCTAAAGAAAACGCGCTCATCTCTCAAGGCATATGCGACGCCTTAGATCATGCAAGCCCTGAATACGCTATGGGGGGGAAACTCGGTATTGATGCGACCTCTAAAAGCAATACCCCCTACCCCACGCTTTTAAACGATAACGCCCTACTAGCGCTTTTACAAGATAAAATGCAAAATATCGTTCTTTTGAAGCAATATTACCCGCACACCCGTAACCCCATTTGCATCATTAGCGTGGAAAAGAAAGACAAAAGCGTCATTGAATTGGCTAAAAACTTGCTCGGTTTTGAAGAGCATTTACGCATTGTCATCTTTGTAGAGCATATCAGCAACGATTTAAACAACCCTTACATGCTGTTATGGCGCATCGTTAATAATATTGATGCTAAGCGCGATATCCTCACCTCTAAACATTGTTTTTTTATAGACGCTACCAATAAGGGCGTTATGGATAAACATTTTAGAGAATGGCCCACCGAAACCAATTGCTCCATGGAAGTCATAGAAAATTTGAAAAAGAAAGGGCTTTTAAAAGATTTTGAAACTTTAAATCAAAAATTCCATCTCACGCATTCTTTCAGCACGCACAAAGAAGATCTATAA
- a CDS encoding phosphoglycerate dehydrogenase: protein MYQVAICDPIHAKGIQILEAQKDIVLHDYSKCPKKELLEKLTPMDALITRSMTPITSDFLKPLTHLKSIVRAGVGVDNIDLESCSQKGIVVMNIPTANTIAAVELTMAHLINAVRSFPCANDQIKHQRLWKREDWYGTELKNKKLGIIGFGNIGSRVGIRAKAFEMEVLAYDPYIPSSKATDLGVIYTKNFEDILQCDMITIHTPKNKETINMIGAKEIERMKKGVILINCARGGLYNEDALYEALETKKVRWLGIDVFSKEPGIHNKLLDLPNVYATPHIGANTLESQEEISKQAAQGVMESLRGSSHPHALNLPMQAFDASAKAYLNLAQKLGYFSSQIHKGVCQKIELSLCGEINQFKDALVAFTLVGVLKPVVGDKINYINAPFVAKERGIEIRVSLKESASPYKNMLSLTLNAANGAISVSGTVFEEDILKLTEIDGFHIDIEPKGKMLLFRNTDIPGVIGSVGNAFARHGINIADFRLGRNTQKEALALIIVDEEVSLEVLEELKNIPACLSVHYVVI from the coding sequence ATGTATCAAGTAGCCATTTGCGACCCCATCCATGCTAAAGGCATTCAAATTTTAGAAGCTCAAAAAGACATTGTCTTGCATGATTATTCCAAATGCCCTAAAAAGGAGCTTTTAGAAAAACTCACTCCCATGGATGCGCTCATCACTCGCAGCATGACCCCTATCACAAGCGATTTTTTAAAGCCCTTAACCCACTTAAAATCCATCGTGAGAGCGGGCGTGGGAGTGGATAATATTGATTTAGAAAGCTGCTCTCAAAAAGGGATTGTAGTGATGAATATCCCTACCGCTAACACGATTGCCGCTGTGGAATTGACCATGGCGCATTTGATCAATGCGGTGCGTTCATTCCCTTGTGCGAACGATCAAATCAAACACCAACGGCTATGGAAAAGAGAAGACTGGTATGGCACGGAATTGAAAAATAAAAAGCTAGGCATCATTGGTTTTGGGAATATTGGCTCTAGGGTGGGCATTAGAGCTAAAGCCTTTGAAATGGAGGTTCTAGCCTACGATCCTTATATCCCTTCTTCAAAAGCCACTGATTTAGGGGTCATTTACACAAAAAATTTTGAAGACATTTTGCAATGCGACATGATCACTATCCACACCCCTAAAAATAAAGAAACCATTAACATGATAGGCGCTAAAGAGATTGAACGCATGAAAAAAGGGGTTATTTTAATTAATTGCGCTAGGGGTGGGCTTTATAATGAAGACGCTCTTTATGAAGCTTTAGAAACCAAAAAAGTGCGTTGGCTTGGCATTGATGTCTTTTCTAAAGAGCCTGGCATTCACAACAAGCTTTTAGACTTGCCCAATGTTTATGCGACCCCCCATATTGGCGCGAACACTTTAGAGTCCCAAGAAGAAATTTCCAAACAAGCCGCTCAAGGGGTTATGGAATCTTTAAGAGGTTCAAGCCACCCGCATGCTCTAAATTTACCCATGCAAGCTTTTGATGCAAGCGCTAAAGCCTACTTGAATTTGGCGCAAAAATTGGGTTATTTTTCCAGTCAAATCCATAAAGGCGTGTGCCAAAAAATTGAGCTCAGTCTTTGTGGGGAGATCAACCAATTCAAAGACGCCCTTGTAGCCTTTACGTTAGTGGGGGTGTTAAAACCTGTTGTAGGGGATAAAATCAATTACATTAACGCCCCCTTTGTGGCCAAAGAAAGAGGCATTGAGATTAGGGTTAGCCTTAAAGAAAGCGCTTCGCCCTATAAAAACATGCTCTCTTTAACTTTAAATGCGGCTAATGGTGCAATCAGCGTGAGCGGCACGGTGTTTGAAGAAGATATTTTAAAACTCACTGAGATTGATGGGTTTCATATTGATATAGAGCCAAAAGGTAAAATGCTTCTATTTAGGAATACGGATATTCCAGGCGTTATTGGGAGCGTGGGGAATGCGTTCGCTAGGCATGGCATTAATATCGCTGATTTTCGTTTGGGGCGCAACACGCAAAAAGAAGCCCTAGCGCTCATTATTGTAGATGAAGAAGTTTCTTTAGAAGTTTTAGAAGAGCTTAAAAACATTCCTGCATGCTTAAGCGTTCATTATGTGGTTATTTAA
- a CDS encoding 30S ribosomal protein S1, translated as MSKIADDQNFNDEEENFAKLFKKELEKEETLEKGTIKEGLIVSINENDGYAMVSVGGKTEGRLALSEITDEKGQLLYQKNDPIIVHVSEKGEHPSVSYKKAISQQKIQAKIEELGENYENAIIEGKIVGKNKGGYIVESQGVEYFLSRSHSSLKNDANHIGKRIKACIIRVDKENHSINISRKRFFEVNDKRQLEVSKELLEAKEPVLGVVRQITPFGIFVEAKGIEGLVHYSEISHKGPVNPEKYYKEGDEVYVKAIAYDAEKRRLSLSIKATIEDPWEEIQDKLKPGYAIKVVVSNIENYGAFVDIGNDIEGFLHVSEISWDKNVSHPSNYLSVGQEIDVKIIDIDPKNRRLRVSLKQLTNRPFDVFESKHQVGDVLEGKVATLTDFGAFLNLGGVDGLLHNHDAFWDKDKKCKDHYKIGDVIKVKILKINKKDRKISLSAKHLVTSPTEEFAQKHKTDSVIQGKVVSIKDFGVFINADGIDVLIKNEDLNPLKKDEIKIGQEITCVVVAIEKSNNKVRASVHRLECKKEKEELQAFNTSDDKMTLGDILKEKL; from the coding sequence ATGAGCAAGATAGCAGATGATCAGAACTTTAATGACGAGGAGGAAAATTTCGCAAAACTCTTTAAAAAAGAATTAGAAAAAGAAGAAACCTTAGAAAAAGGCACTATCAAAGAAGGGCTAATCGTTTCCATCAATGAGAATGATGGTTATGCCATGGTGAGCGTGGGCGGTAAGACAGAAGGCCGTTTGGCTTTGAGTGAGATCACCGATGAAAAGGGGCAGTTGCTGTATCAAAAAAATGACCCCATTATCGTGCATGTGTCCGAGAAAGGTGAACACCCTAGCGTTTCCTACAAAAAGGCCATTTCCCAACAAAAGATTCAGGCTAAAATTGAAGAATTGGGCGAAAACTATGAAAACGCTATTATTGAAGGCAAGATTGTAGGCAAGAATAAAGGGGGCTATATCGTGGAGTCTCAAGGCGTGGAGTATTTCCTCTCCCGCTCACACTCTTCTTTAAAGAATGACGCAAACCATATCGGCAAACGCATTAAAGCGTGCATCATTCGTGTGGATAAGGAAAACCATTCTATCAATATTTCTCGCAAACGATTCTTTGAAGTCAATGACAAACGGCAGCTTGAGGTTTCTAAAGAATTGTTAGAAGCTAAAGAGCCGGTGTTAGGGGTTGTGCGCCAGATCACCCCTTTTGGTATTTTTGTAGAAGCTAAGGGGATTGAGGGCTTGGTCCATTATTCTGAAATCAGCCATAAAGGGCCAGTCAATCCTGAGAAATACTACAAAGAGGGCGATGAAGTCTATGTCAAAGCCATCGCTTATGATGCAGAAAAAAGACGCCTTTCACTCTCCATAAAAGCGACCATAGAAGACCCATGGGAAGAGATCCAAGACAAACTAAAACCCGGATACGCCATTAAGGTGGTGGTGAGCAATATTGAAAATTATGGGGCGTTTGTGGATATTGGTAATGATATTGAAGGCTTTTTGCATGTTTCTGAAATCTCTTGGGATAAAAATGTCAGCCACCCTAGCAACTACTTGAGCGTGGGGCAAGAGATTGATGTGAAGATCATTGACATTGATCCAAAAAACCGCCGCTTAAGGGTTTCTTTAAAACAACTCACCAACAGGCCTTTTGATGTTTTTGAATCCAAACACCAAGTGGGAGATGTTTTAGAAGGCAAAGTGGCGACTTTAACGGATTTTGGGGCGTTTTTGAATCTGGGTGGGGTGGATGGTTTGCTCCACAATCACGACGCTTTTTGGGATAAAGATAAAAAATGCAAAGACCATTATAAAATTGGCGATGTGATCAAAGTGAAAATCCTTAAAATCAACAAAAAAGATAGAAAGATTTCTTTGAGCGCGAAGCACTTGGTTACTTCCCCTACAGAAGAATTCGCTCAAAAGCATAAAACAGACAGCGTGATTCAAGGCAAAGTGGTGAGTATTAAGGATTTTGGCGTTTTCATTAATGCTGATGGCATTGATGTACTGATCAAAAATGAAGATTTAAACCCCTTGAAAAAAGATGAAATCAAAATAGGCCAAGAAATCACATGCGTGGTGGTTGCGATTGAAAAATCTAACAACAAGGTGCGTGCTTCTGTGCATAGGTTAGAGTGCAAAAAAGAAAAAGAAGAATTGCAAGCTTTTAACACGAGCGATGATAAAATGACTTTAGGGGATATTCTTAAAGAAAAACTCTAA
- a CDS encoding 4-hydroxy-3-methylbut-2-enyl diphosphate reductase gives MEIKMAKDYGFCFGVKRAIQIAEKNQNSLIFGSLIHNAKEINRLEKNFNVKIEEDPKKIPKNKSVIIRTHGIPKQDLEYLKNKGVKITDATCPYVIKPQQIVESMSKEGYQIVLFGDINHPEVKGVISYATNQALVVNSLEELQEKKLQRKVALVSQTTKQTPKLLQIASYLVERCTEVRIFNTICNATSYNQKAALDLSKEVDIMIVVGGKTSSNTKQLLSIAKQHCKDSYLVEDENELELAWFKDKKLCGITAGASTPDWIIENVKQKISTI, from the coding sequence TTAAAATGGCTAAGGATTATGGTTTTTGTTTTGGCGTCAAAAGAGCGATACAAATCGCTGAAAAAAATCAAAACAGCTTGATTTTTGGCTCGCTCATTCATAACGCTAAAGAAATCAATCGTTTGGAAAAAAACTTCAATGTGAAAATTGAAGAAGACCCTAAAAAAATCCCTAAAAATAAGAGCGTGATCATAAGAACCCATGGCATTCCTAAGCAGGATTTAGAATACTTGAAAAATAAGGGGGTCAAAATCACTGATGCGACTTGCCCGTATGTGATCAAACCCCAACAAATCGTGGAATCCATGAGTAAAGAAGGGTATCAAATCGTGCTTTTTGGGGACATTAACCACCCTGAAGTCAAGGGCGTGATCAGCTATGCCACTAACCAGGCTTTAGTCGTCAATTCGTTAGAAGAATTGCAAGAAAAAAAGCTCCAACGAAAAGTGGCTTTAGTTTCTCAAACCACCAAACAAACCCCAAAACTCTTACAAATCGCTTCTTATTTGGTGGAAAGATGCACTGAAGTGCGTATTTTTAACACGATTTGTAACGCTACTTCCTACAACCAAAAAGCCGCTTTGGATTTGAGTAAGGAAGTGGATATTATGATAGTCGTGGGCGGTAAAACTTCTTCAAACACCAAACAGCTCCTAAGCATCGCCAAACAGCATTGCAAAGACAGCTACTTGGTAGAAGATGAAAACGAATTAGAGTTGGCGTGGTTTAAGGATAAAAAATTGTGCGGGATTACCGCTGGGGCTTCCACGCCGGACTGGATTATAGAAAATGTCAAGCAGAAAATCAGCACGATTTAA